In Bos indicus x Bos taurus breed Angus x Brahman F1 hybrid chromosome 4, Bos_hybrid_MaternalHap_v2.0, whole genome shotgun sequence, the sequence AAACATTTATATTGGCAAAATGTGACATTAGGGAAaacaaatttgaagaaaattctACCATTAATTCAGTTGAGATCTCATTGAACAGGTTTCAGCCCACAGCAGTTTGACAGAGCACTTGCAAGTGAAGATAAAGGAAGTCATAAAAATAATGGCATGAGGAGAACTTCATATAGCAGCAGGGAGCACCATTTATCATCACATCACTGTAACCCTCTCCGGTGAGAGATGAGGAACTGCTCCTCCAATACCTTCTTCTAGAAATTGGCTCTTTTCCCAGCCCTTTTTAATTCTCTTTAGCTTTTGGCTTATACATGGAAGGAGTAAAACAATCTTGCCCAGAATTACAATTGAGGGCAAAACAAGAGCAAGAACAAAGTTTGGTGGTGTATAAAACCTGTAGTACTCTTCTTCAAAAGCTCGTTTCCATCCATAAATCAAAACGTGGAAAGTACTTATGAGCAGAGCGACATATCCAAGGGTAGACTTGGGAcaggggaagaagaaagagaaacagaataagAAGCAAAATTATTCAAACTCATAAATTAATCCATCCAGATATACtatgtttatattttgaaaacacaACTTTATCTTAAATTATTGAGTTACTCTTTGTTATCTACTGaattaaacaattttaatattttcatatatttcttacATTTATATGCACACTCTCTTTTACACAAATAAGGCCAAATTGCATATCTTTTAATATTCTGATTATTTATTACATCTAGAACTTTTCCTCATGTCATTAAACATGAAAGCATGAGTTTAATTTACAAGGTATTCTACTGAATGGATGTGCTATAATTTTCCTAACCATTCCTTTTTGTTGATCATTTACTGTTTTTTTACCTTCTTCAACTATTTTATAATATCACTTTAAGcccttttttatattttggtttagtTCCTTAGAATTGGTTTCTAATAGTGGGATTACTGGTCAAAACATCTGGCTTTTCCTTAAGGATACTGATAAAAACTGGAAAACTTCTTTTAAAGGTTATCCACATTTCTACCAgttgtgtatattttttaaaatgtatgtgagtgtatatatatactatatataatatagtacatatattatatatgtaatacatgtatacatatatacacacgcatATAATTAAATGCTAAAGAGCACTATgggtatacacacatatagttgaagataaatatgaaaaatcttATAGTATTAATGTGTAACATAAAAAGCATTTCAAATGGTTTTACCAACCATATTGAATGAGATTATGAGTATTTTGTTAAAAagtttacagtttaaaaatagaGAACTTCAGCATTTTGGGTTCCCTTTATTATGTTTAACTGCTTATTTGAGAAATGGTCTATATTACACAAAATGTAGCACTCTATCAGCATAATAATGTAATGTCTAACTTCACTGGGGAAGGATGAACTCTCTAGCAGAAAGTTGTTCTGCTTGCAATTACTCATCTAAATTTATCATGATACTTTGCACCTGTCTAGCACCttttatctggagaaggaaatggcaacccactccagtgttcttgcctggagaatcccagggacaggggagcctggtgggctgctgtctatggggtcgcacagagtcggacacgactgaagcgacttagcagcagcagcagctccttttATCAGAGtgccttctatttcttttcaggTGAGATTAAACTAGCAGTTggaaaaatattcacattttatttcccccaaaaagtaaaaattaatttagatgAGGGATAGGCCCTTATTCTGAATGAGGTTCTTAGaccacttaaaaaaaacacacacacacaagcaaataggcaaaaaacaaaaccccaaaacaacTAAAAGTTAGTTTACCACCAGATGCCACTCATCTGCATATTGTGCTATAAATCATTTGGATACAACCAATACTGGTTTTATGATAATTTAGGTAGCGTCTAaatttgaattatatattttaaaaatatgcaaattcaTTAAATAGCTATTACTAGAGAAAGTGAATGTTTAACTTATCATACAACAAATGTTATTTTGAAATCCctcatacacatatgtatacaacTGATGTACCAAATACATATACTAACAAGATTCATAAGGCTGGCTGCTTGTCATAATCCATTAACCTAGTTTTATTACTGcttgtatttgtgtgtatatacacatttcctttaaaatattcagaCTGAGCTTCTCTCCACTTGAATTACAACTAATGAAACTTTTCTAGACAGATTAAGATGACTCAGAATATAAAATAAGTCTCCACTGAGTTGGCCAATAATACATTGACTTTGGTATTAAATTTGATCTAAGCTGACTCGCCTCCCActttctattactttttaaaataacctgTATCTGTAACATAGTAGGCAGTGCTATCAAAACCTTCCAGTAAAGTCCTGTACTGGTCTTTTATTAACTAAACCAGAATGGTCCTAAGCTGGCCTCTAGCAGCATGTATTCCACGAGCTACTTGCATAAACAGCAGTCCCAGGGGCATTCTTTCATAaggaacatatttaaaatttaattgtacTTAATTGTAGTTAAAATTCTGTACCAGCCATCCCCTCACCAAACACCATGTACCTGAATGAAACTGAATTCCCTCCAGTTTAAAGCGTTGCTCACTGAAGGGATAGAGGTGACTGCCAGGAGGGAAAGTAAGCCAAGGCTCATTATGCCAAAGGAAATATACATTTCAATTCTCCAGACTTCTTCCTCGTTCCAAGAGTTTTCAATATTTGCGTGAACCTAACAAGAAAGCAAATGTGAATTTCCTTTGTTTGGTAGAACATTAACTGATTCAGCACAGAGTTCACTCTTGGCCTAAGAATGtgtcatatacatacatatttaagtTGCACTAATTCAATTTAATGAACTGTTATGGAGAACCTATTACTGGATGGTATTTGTTCCAGGTGtgtgggaaagaaaagagagagttaAACAGAAAAAGGACTAAGGTCCTCTCCTTCCTCACCCATATGTGATAAGGGTAGTTGACACATTTGTAATACATCATGCTGACATGGACTCTGGAGTCCCAACACTGAAATACTGAGTGGTTGGTTCCACAGGGAGACTAAAGAAGTAGTGGCAGTTAGTTTTCCAGTACTTTTAAAAGTTGGTTTCAACTTGGTTGAATATTCTGGCCTTAGTTCAACTTAGAATCCAAGCAGGGGATTTCTAAACTTTGTTCCTTCCTTTCTCACAAAATATTTACATGTTGATTTACCTCTTTCTTCTTACCTTCTTTTCCCCAGGAAGTTGAAATTGCCCTGAGGATAAAGCCCTAGGGAGCACAAATATTTATCTACTTGAATGACCTCATTAATATACTTTTCAACTGTCTAGTTGCCTCATTCAGTACTTTTCCAAATGTCTTCTCCTTACATTGATAATGCACATATAATCAAGCCAGACTTTAACTCTGAATATGTCGGATTCTGCATAGCAACTACTTTTAGAATTGTCTGTTTACATGCAAACAATATAATTAGAGTATGAATCAAGGTTTGGATTCCTTGGGTTGAAGCTTTGATCTATTCAAGGAAAACAGGTTCTAACTTAATACCAGCTTTACTTTTTGTCCACTTCCAGGTAACCAAACTGAAGTTTAGTTCAGGTAACCATACCTGAACCATACCAGGTAACCATACCTGAAGtttaaacaaaagagagaaaggcTATTTCTTAGCCACTAGTTCACTGAAGCAATCAATACCAACATTCTGAAAGAAGCCACAGAGCTCCTCTGTGGAGAAAAGGTTCTTACTATCTCATTTGGCATCTATACAACAATACAGAATAACAGCATACCCCAGTAAACCTGGAGCCTACAACCTGTGTCTATCTATTAATACCCGCCCTCCCAATTCACCCCTTCATTCCATGAGTATGTTTTTTGAGTGTCTACAATGTGTCAGGCACAGTTCCAGGCATTAGGCATGTATCAGTGAGCAAAATGGACGAAGACTCCTCCTCTTGTGAACTTACACTCTGATGCGAGAAGGCGGAGAACAGGAAATAAAGAACACAAAGTGTGTTAGAAGGTGGAAAATACTATTGAACAAAGAGAAGGTACAGCAGGGGAAGTAGGAGAGGCTGGGAGTACCAGGCTTGAGTCAGAAGCAGGTGGCAGAATGTCAAACAGTGTCCAATGAGGGCCCTGCTGAGGAGATAAGGACTTGATGGGAAAAAATCTCACATTCTGGCTCATACATGATTTGGTTTGAACTTTATAACTAAGAACAGCCTGTCTTATGTACAAACATACATTGTACATCCAgctttaccattaaaaaaaagaatgctgccCACCATCAAGTTTTACAAAGGGTTTAATCACGATCCTTTGTCAGTTCACAATGGGCCATGAGGAGGAttcaggaagaaaacagaagggtGAGGCTTTCTGGGCTATGAAATATTGGCCCCTCGATAGTTCAGATGCATACTTCTTGGAGAATTTCAATGACCCCAGATTCCTGCATCTTCCAATACatagaaaaacactgaaattatTAACTTGAAATATCTGttctttgtgattagcagtaatccTTTATCAAGGATGTATGTTTGACCACACTTATTTCCTAGCTAAAAAATTCATATACATTCTGGCTCCTTCCCTgcctcttcagagcagtcccCTCAGAGTTACTGAGAGGTTGTTTCCCAGGTTATAGCCTTCAGCTTGGTGTGGATAAAACTCTCTTCTAATCTGattattgattattatttttgtcaACAAATGGAAGACTTGAAGGAGGTGAGGAAGCTGGTAGAGTAGATATCAAAGCCTTACCATTCATTTAAGTGAAGTGGTTTTTAGAGAAAATGGCTTAAAGAACATCAatctagtaattttttttcaaattattttaggtTTTATTGTTGAAACAAGTGTAATTACTGGATGCTACACACTTGGACCATAATGCTTTGTTTCCTTATAAAATGCAAAAGCTCTTACACATGTGTTTGTTATACTGTGCTCAACTTTCACTGAAAAATGCTACATCAAAGAGCTTCAATGAAACCCCTGATATTTACTGAATGGAAATTGTTGAGGAACATCATAGTCTATGCCATCATCAAGCCAATTCCACGAggctgtccctgagattttcttTAAGAGTTAAGTGCTAGAAAAGCTTCACCTGGGGAACCAGTACCTTTCTTGCTTTTTGATAACAAAACCCAGCAATCCTGACTtgctattcttttttatattttcactagGCTTAATTTTATTGTATGTGTTTACTAAAAGCTGCCTTATTATTTCACGGAACATggccaattataaaataattaactgaTGCTGAAAGTAATCACTGCAGTtgtaacaaaaaaggaaaataaaatccaactcttcacttctctgcttttattctgcagagaaagggatgacagaagttTTAACTATAAATTATTCTGAATTAGCCATATAATTCTATGCAAAAACCTTGTTTAAAGAATAATTCTTTCCCCTCCCTAAATATACCAACATTTCTATTACAAAGTATGTAAAGTTTTACACTATTTTAAATCttagtttttataaattatactaaTCAAGTATTTTACCAGCATCAGATAAATATCAAACATGCTCCATACCTGCTGATAAGCCATGTTGAGAAACAAGTATCTCTCCGATCTTCTCATTGGTAAGCAGAGGCTGTAGGCAACATGGACCGAAGCGAAGAAAAAGCTTAATAATCCGAGCTGTTTTCTACACTGTAACCAGGTCTCCAACCATGGTGGAAATCTCCTATACTTGGTGCCATAATAAAGCTGATAAGCAGCTGCCAGGAGACCTGCCAGGTAGACCAGGGACAGCAAAGTAATGGCAACTATCGGCAAGGTCTTATTCACAATCTCAATAGGAATCTTATAAAAGTCACTCTGCTGGTTTCTAGCATAGGGATGAATCACATCTCtgacaaaagaataaagaaagaaaaatgtggcCAGGCTTATGGCTACCACCACTGGCCCTCTCCAGAGAGTAAACAGTTGCAGGGGTAAATTTTCAATCTCCCTGGCTGATGATAATGATCCCAAGTCAACGGGAATGAAATTCAATTGACGGGCAAGTTCAATAACCTGTTGTCGAGCTTGAATATTATTGCTGCATATATAAACCTGTGGGAAAAAACCAGAAGACTCATCATTACCATTGTTGCTTATAAAACTGCTAACAATCACATGCTCCATTTAATCCATGGAGCATCACATATGATGACCTTGAGTGATACAAAAAACTAAGGTGATAAagcatttgttaatttattaatCTGTTTATTTATAGGTTAAGACAGTAttgtaaaaaaacaacaaactcctTGCTAGTTTCCATGAcatgaaatgaaaatgcagaaaagTCTAGCGTGAACCTGGAACCAGGTCCTCAGGGcaagggaggcaggaggaaagatTTCTAAACCATGTGCTTCTGAACAGATAAGGTAAGGTCTTCTCTTTGGAATTCAAGCTGCTGGccattcccctcccccatccagcTCCCACACTCCTGCAGGGCGTGGGCTGGGGCTGGTTCTCCAGGCTTTGATGGACAGCTTAGCTCTAGGACTGCAGTGATTCTTCCAGAGCGATTGTAGGCAATGCCCTTTATGGCTATTCAGCAAGGGAAAAGATGAGTATGCTGAATAAGCATGAGATGGCTGAATTTGCAATGAAAACTTCTAAATTATGTCATGATGctatactatttataaaatttacCTTCTGGCTTAGAAACCAATTAACCAAAACCAGGGATAATCTCAGGTATATTACTTCATTGGTCAGA encodes:
- the STEAP2 gene encoding metalloreductase STEAP2, producing the protein MESISMMGSPKSLSETFLPNGINGIKDARKVTVGVIGSGDFAKSLTIRLIRCGYHVVIGSRNPKFASEFFPHVVDVTHHEDALIKTNIIFVAIHREHYTSLWDLRHLLVGKILIDVSNNMRVNQYPESNAEYLASLFPDSLIVKGFNVISAWALQLGPKDASRQVYICSNNIQARQQVIELARQLNFIPVDLGSLSSAREIENLPLQLFTLWRGPVVVAISLATFFFLYSFVRDVIHPYARNQQSDFYKIPIEIVNKTLPIVAITLLSLVYLAGLLAAAYQLYYGTKYRRFPPWLETWLQCRKQLGLLSFFFASVHVAYSLCLPMRRSERYLFLNMAYQQVHANIENSWNEEEVWRIEMYISFGIMSLGLLSLLAVTSIPSVSNALNWREFSFIQSTLGYVALLISTFHVLIYGWKRAFEEEYYRFYTPPNFVLALVLPSIVILGKIVLLLPCISQKLKRIKKGWEKSQFLEEGIGGAVPHLSPERVTVM